From the genome of Papaver somniferum cultivar HN1 chromosome 2, ASM357369v1, whole genome shotgun sequence, one region includes:
- the LOC113348557 gene encoding uncharacterized protein LOC113348557 produces the protein MRTKKKTRMRMMMMRTRMRMMTMRRMMMMMVMKRMRKRERRRRNQLIIWRKKFFRFGKETGLVYKCLKIQHSLNGLVLLSSFQEDIPSLHVYNPVTGDLINLPVPDDIIYNDCLYNNGFVVNLAYDSVMEKYKVVLCCCDGGNRIKEYLCRVITLGVEGGDPWRPVVLPKECHLPDVASWKTVFAYGSLHWLANVLGKPHLDESEVDEDAWDQREIVSFDVSSERFHTIQFPKGASEKCTTIHEMEGSLCYIDHISDNELSLWVLKKDTQQQQYEWTEKCSFHVPGILGRFWWDRGIAIVTYPRLKMIYAPAWMGDEDHADMYWNFHCYDVQSKQLETMFEQVILLSGFKHRRNICWQRIILGTWELLKLVKVKMHR, from the exons ATGAGGACAAAAAAGAAGACGAGGATgagaatgatgatgatgaggacgaGGATGAGAATGATGACGATgaggaggatgatgatgatgatggtgatgaagaggaTGAGGAAGAGGGAAAGGAGGAGGAGGAATCAATTGATTATTTGGAGGAAGAAGTTTTTCCGTTTCGGAAAAGAAACTGGATTAGTCTATAAATGCCTTAAGATTCAACACTCTTTAAATGGTTTAGTACTACTATCATCTTTCCAAGAGGACATACCTAGTCTCCATGTTTACAATCCAGTTACAGGTGATTTGATTAATCTTCCAGTACCTGACGATATTATTTATAACGATTGTCTTTATAATAATGGTTTTGTCGTTAATCTAGCATATGATTCAGTCATGGAAAAGTATAAGGTGGTTCTCTGCTGTTGTGATGGTGGAAACAGGATAAAGGAGTACTTATGTAGGGTTATTACTCTTGGCGTTGAAGGTGGTGATCCATGGAGACCTGTCGTTCTTCCGAAAGAGTGTCATTTGCCAGATGTTGCTAGTTGGAAAACGGTGTTCGCATATGGTTCTTTGCATTGGTTGGCTAATGTTCTGGGTAAACCACATTTGGATGAGAGTGAGGTTGATGAGGATGCATGGGATCAAAGGGAAATAGTTAGTTTTGATGTTAGTAGTGAAAGATTCCACACGATACAATTCCCAAAGGGAGCTTCAGAAAAATGTACTACTATACATGAGATGGAAGGATCACTCTGCTACATTGATCATATCTCAGACAATGAATTGAGTTTATGGGTTTTGAAGAAGGATACCCAACAGCAACAATATGAATGGACAGAGAAGTGCAGTTTTCATGTACCAGGAATCTTGGGTCGTTTCTGGTGGGATCGTGGTATTGCAATTGTTACATATCCTAGACTTAAAATGATATACGCGCCAGCTTGGATgggtgatgaagaccatgccgacatGTATTGGAATTTCCACTGCTATGATGTGCAATCAAAACAGTTAGAGACTATGTTTGAG CAAGTGATCCTGTTATCAGGTTTTAAGCATAGAAGAAACATATGTTGGCAGAGGATTATCCTTGGCACATGGGAGTTACTGAAGCTGGTGAAGGTGAAGATGCACAGATGA